In the Lepus europaeus isolate LE1 chromosome 18, mLepTim1.pri, whole genome shotgun sequence genome, one interval contains:
- the LOC133746653 gene encoding collagen alpha-1(I) chain-like: MKGDKPGTVSRFPAGRPRQPGSRGAAESPRIKGVGGERGRGPGRRRGLRGCPAAGRGARGAQEPLYERGTAWRARPGPPAPRSPRRALRRGARTGLQAAASGRPRLPGSFLRRPRSPALRVFLISGERGAGSCGPPGGALPAEGAPWWGWVRGHPGSSPCPGRQRSGRPPPGPLHLAAPVRGARQESQVRGLAHTKPRRRLQTALPPAARTPLHPEASPSPGAPSAAPGHSSGGPGHREIVNAFEQAAVGPSLKSRPSGSRHCSPGH, from the exons ATGAAAGGAGATAAGCCGGGGACCGTTTCCAGGTTCCCCGCGGGCCGACCCCGGCAGCCCGGGAGCCGCGGCGCGGCCGAGAGCCCGCGGATCAAAGGCGTCggcggggagagggggcgggggcccGGCCGCCGGCGGGGACTCCGGGGCTGCCCGGCCGCCGGCAGGGGAGCGCGGGGTGCGCAG GAACCTTTGTACGAGAGGGGGACGGCGTGGAGAGCGCGCCCGGGACCCCCGGCGCCTCGGAGCCCCCGCCGTGCGCTCCGGCGCGGCGCCCGGACCGGCCTGCAGGCCGCGGCGAGCGGGcgcccgcgcctccccggctccTTCCTTCGTCGTCCCCGCAGCCCCGCGCTGCGCGTGTTCCTGATTTCAGGGGAGCGCGGCGCGGGGAGCTGCGGACCCCCGGGCGGGGCGCTCCCAGCCGAGGGGGCTCCGTGGTGGGGCTGGGTCCGCGGACACCCGGGGAGCAGCCCATGCCCAGGGCGGCAGAGGAGCGGCCGCCCCCCCCCAGGCCCCCTGCACCTCGCTGCTCCTGTGCGCGGGGCTCGCCAGGAGTCACAGGTGCGTGGCCTTGCGCACACAAAGCCGCGGAGGAGACTGCAGACCGCCTTGCCGCCCGCAGCCCGGACGCCCCTGCACCCCgaagcctctcccagccctggagccccctcGGCCGCGCCTGGACACAGCAGCGGCGGCCCTGGCCACCGGGAAATCGTCAACGCGTTTGAGCAGGCGGCAGTGGGGCCTTCCCTAAAATCCAGGCCGAGCGGCTCCCGCCATTGTTCCCCGGGCCATTAG